Proteins from a single region of Chryseomicrobium sp. FSL W7-1435:
- a CDS encoding RluA family pseudouridine synthase — MKKFELIITKDQHRERLDKILISADADWSRTQIQNLMKQELILVNGEVVKSNYKASEGDVVAVQIPAPEEYEIESEDLQLEIVYEDADVAVINKPKGMVVHPAPGHLSGTLVNGLMHQIKDLSGINGIMRPGIVHRIDKDTSGLLMVAKNDKAHKSLVDQLVAKTVTRKYTALVHGHIAHDKGTVDAPIGRDTRDRQSMNVVDKGKHAVTHFEVKERFGGIYTLVECRLETGRTHQIRVHMKFIGHPLVGDPKYGPKKTLDVGGQALHAGVLGFTHPTTGEYLEFETPLPTPFEELLSELNNN; from the coding sequence ATGAAAAAGTTCGAACTAATTATTACAAAAGACCAGCATCGAGAGCGCCTTGATAAGATTCTTATAAGTGCAGACGCTGATTGGTCTCGTACACAAATTCAAAATTTAATGAAACAAGAACTAATTCTTGTTAACGGTGAAGTTGTTAAATCAAATTACAAAGCTTCAGAAGGCGATGTTGTGGCCGTTCAAATCCCTGCTCCAGAAGAGTATGAAATTGAATCAGAAGATCTACAGCTTGAAATCGTTTATGAAGATGCAGATGTAGCTGTCATCAATAAACCAAAAGGCATGGTCGTTCACCCAGCTCCAGGTCATTTGAGTGGGACACTGGTAAATGGACTAATGCACCAGATTAAAGATCTGTCGGGCATTAATGGTATCATGCGCCCAGGAATCGTTCACCGAATCGACAAAGATACAAGTGGACTTTTAATGGTTGCTAAAAACGACAAAGCCCATAAATCGCTTGTTGATCAGCTTGTAGCCAAAACAGTTACACGTAAATATACAGCACTTGTGCACGGTCATATTGCACATGATAAAGGGACAGTCGATGCACCGATTGGTCGTGATACACGTGATCGTCAAAGTATGAATGTTGTAGATAAAGGGAAACATGCTGTCACTCATTTTGAAGTGAAAGAGCGTTTCGGCGGAATTTATACATTAGTAGAGTGTCGTTTAGAGACAGGACGCACACATCAAATTCGTGTGCACATGAAGTTTATTGGGCATCCATTAGTGGGAGACCCAAAATATGGACCGAAAAAAACGCTTGATGTTGGTGGGCAAGCCCTTCATGCAGGTGTCTTAGGGTTTACTCATCCTACAACTGGTGAGTACCTAGAATTTGAAACACCATTGCCAACTCCTTTTGAAGAGTTATTGTCTGAATTAAACAATAACTAG
- the ileS gene encoding isoleucine--tRNA ligase yields MEYKNTLLMPKTEFPMRGGLPTKEPQIQEMWKEKDIYAKNLERTKDRPKFILHDGPPYANGDLHIGHALNKVLKDMIVRYKSMSGFQAPYVPGWDTHGLPIEQALTNKGVKRKEMTVAEFRKLCEEYAYEQINNQREQFKRIGVTGDWDNPYVTLEPKFEARQIQVFGEMAKKGYIYKGLKPVYWSPSSESALAEAEIEYKDKKSPSIYVSFEVTDGKGVLEQGVRFIIWTTTPWTIPANLGISVHPDFSYVQVRANDKSFVVAKDLLEEVSTVLGWESYEVEHTFEGKQFDRIVTKHPLYDRESLVMLGEHVTTESGTGCVHTAPGHGEDDFHVGKLYGLDVLCPVDDRGVMTAEAPGFEGLFYDEANKPITQALDEAGALEKLTFFTHSYPHDWRTKKPIIYRATTQWFASVEAFRPELLEAIRQTKFTPAWGETRLFNMIRDRGDWNISRQRVWGVPIPVFYAEDGEPIIEEQTIQHVSELFREHGSNIWFEWDAKDLLPEGYTHKGSPTGRFTKELDIMDVWFDSGSTHQGVLAEREDLQFPADLYLEGSDQYRGWFNSSLITSVAMFGHAPYKGLLSHGFVLDGEGRKMSKSVGNVIVPSKVMNQLGADILRLWVASVDYTADVRVSDAILKQVSEVYRKIRNTLRFLHGNVHDFNPATDRVAVEDMREVDRYMYAKLQQMIDTVKTSYENYEFSTVYHTINNFVSTELSAFYLDLAKDVVYIYEADHPDRRAMQTVMYDALVALVKLLTPILPHTADELWGFMTHEQQESVQLTDMPEATEVADADVLVAKWEKVLDVRDDVLKALEMARAEKKIGKSLEAHVQLFVRDSVKDLFMDDSIDYAQLFIVSGFTLAGTMEEAPADAIALDHSAVVVTSAEGEKCERCWTISTTVGESADHPTLCARCAAVVSI; encoded by the coding sequence GATATGATTGTGCGTTACAAATCGATGTCAGGATTCCAAGCGCCTTACGTACCTGGTTGGGATACGCACGGCCTTCCGATTGAACAAGCTCTTACAAACAAAGGCGTTAAGCGTAAAGAGATGACGGTAGCAGAATTCCGCAAACTATGTGAAGAATATGCCTACGAGCAGATCAACAATCAGCGCGAGCAGTTCAAGCGTATTGGTGTAACTGGCGATTGGGACAATCCTTATGTGACTCTTGAACCTAAGTTTGAGGCGCGCCAAATCCAAGTGTTTGGTGAGATGGCTAAAAAAGGCTATATCTATAAAGGATTGAAGCCAGTTTATTGGTCACCGTCATCAGAATCCGCACTTGCTGAAGCAGAAATCGAATACAAGGATAAAAAATCTCCTTCTATCTATGTAAGCTTTGAAGTAACGGATGGTAAAGGAGTACTCGAGCAAGGTGTTCGTTTCATCATTTGGACGACGACACCATGGACAATTCCAGCAAACCTTGGTATCTCTGTACATCCTGACTTTAGTTATGTGCAGGTTCGTGCAAATGACAAGTCATTTGTCGTAGCTAAAGATTTACTTGAAGAAGTGAGTACTGTATTAGGATGGGAATCCTATGAAGTGGAGCATACGTTTGAAGGGAAGCAATTCGACCGTATCGTTACGAAGCATCCTCTATATGACCGTGAATCATTGGTAATGTTAGGGGAGCATGTGACAACTGAATCTGGTACAGGTTGTGTCCATACCGCTCCAGGGCACGGAGAAGACGATTTCCATGTAGGGAAACTGTATGGCTTAGATGTATTATGTCCGGTCGATGATCGTGGCGTAATGACTGCTGAAGCACCAGGATTTGAAGGACTGTTTTACGATGAAGCAAATAAACCAATTACTCAAGCTTTAGATGAAGCAGGTGCATTAGAAAAATTAACGTTCTTTACTCACTCGTATCCACATGACTGGCGTACTAAAAAACCAATTATCTACCGTGCTACAACTCAATGGTTTGCATCTGTTGAAGCATTCCGTCCTGAGCTTTTAGAGGCGATTCGTCAAACAAAGTTCACTCCGGCTTGGGGAGAGACGCGCTTGTTCAATATGATTCGTGATCGTGGAGATTGGAATATCTCGCGTCAGCGTGTGTGGGGAGTGCCAATCCCAGTGTTTTACGCTGAAGATGGAGAACCGATCATTGAAGAGCAAACTATTCAACATGTCTCTGAGTTATTCCGTGAGCACGGATCAAATATTTGGTTCGAGTGGGATGCAAAAGACTTGTTGCCAGAAGGTTACACGCATAAAGGTAGTCCTACTGGACGATTTACTAAAGAACTAGACATCATGGATGTATGGTTTGATTCCGGCTCAACGCATCAAGGTGTGCTCGCTGAAAGAGAAGACCTTCAGTTCCCAGCAGATCTGTACTTAGAGGGCTCTGATCAGTACCGCGGTTGGTTCAACTCATCTCTCATCACAAGTGTGGCTATGTTTGGCCATGCGCCGTATAAAGGCTTACTAAGCCACGGATTTGTTTTGGATGGCGAAGGCCGCAAGATGAGTAAATCTGTCGGAAACGTCATCGTACCTTCTAAAGTAATGAATCAATTAGGTGCAGATATTTTACGCCTGTGGGTAGCATCGGTCGACTATACAGCGGATGTTCGGGTATCAGATGCTATCTTGAAGCAAGTTTCAGAAGTCTACCGTAAAATTCGCAACACACTTCGTTTCTTGCACGGAAATGTGCATGACTTCAATCCTGCGACAGACCGTGTAGCAGTTGAAGATATGCGTGAAGTGGATCGTTATATGTATGCGAAGTTACAACAAATGATTGATACAGTAAAAACTTCGTATGAAAATTACGAGTTTTCAACGGTTTATCACACAATTAACAACTTCGTCTCTACAGAGCTGAGTGCCTTCTATCTGGACCTTGCCAAGGATGTTGTTTACATTTACGAAGCAGATCATCCAGATCGTCGTGCCATGCAAACCGTGATGTATGATGCGCTTGTAGCACTAGTTAAACTGTTAACACCTATCTTGCCACACACTGCAGATGAGCTTTGGGGCTTCATGACGCATGAACAGCAAGAAAGCGTTCAGTTGACAGACATGCCAGAAGCTACTGAAGTGGCTGATGCTGATGTGCTTGTAGCAAAGTGGGAAAAAGTATTAGATGTGCGAGATGATGTGCTTAAAGCACTTGAAATGGCTCGTGCAGAAAAGAAAATTGGTAAATCTTTAGAGGCACATGTACAGTTATTCGTTAGAGATAGTGTGAAAGACTTGTTCATGGATGATTCTATCGATTATGCACAACTGTTCATCGTTTCTGGCTTTACACTAGCTGGAACAATGGAAGAAGCACCTGCAGATGCAATTGCTTTAGACCATTCTGCGGTAGTCGTAACCTCAGCTGAAGGTGAAAAATGTGAGCGTTGTTGGACGATTTCTACAACAGTTGGAGAAAGTGCAGATCACCCTACATTATGTGCGCGATGTGCAGCAGTTGTTTCGATCTAA
- the lspA gene encoding signal peptidase II yields the protein MWIYYLIAFIIISVDQWTKWLVVQHMQLGERIALVDPYLGLLSHRNRGAAWGMLEGQMWIFFIVTTVVVIGIIYYFHKHATNQPLFQLGLMILLGGAIGNFIDRLFRGEVVDFVDVLIPVINYDFPIFNVADAALTVGVVLIFIFILLDERKQKKVKK from the coding sequence GTGTGGATTTACTATTTAATCGCGTTCATCATTATTAGTGTCGACCAATGGACTAAATGGTTGGTCGTTCAGCATATGCAACTAGGGGAGCGCATTGCGCTTGTGGACCCTTATCTTGGCCTTTTATCTCACCGCAATCGCGGAGCAGCATGGGGTATGCTTGAAGGACAAATGTGGATCTTTTTTATTGTCACAACCGTAGTAGTAATTGGTATCATCTACTACTTTCATAAACACGCTACAAATCAGCCTTTATTTCAACTAGGTCTGATGATTTTACTAGGTGGGGCAATTGGTAATTTTATTGACCGATTGTTTCGCGGGGAAGTAGTGGACTTTGTAGATGTCCTTATTCCTGTGATCAATTATGATTTTCCTATTTTTAATGTTGCGGATGCAGCTTTAACAGTAGGTGTAGTACTTATTTTTATTTTCATCCTACTAGATGAAAGAAAGCAGAAAAAGGTGAAGAAATGA